In the Flagellimonas sp. HMM57 genome, one interval contains:
- a CDS encoding sialidase family protein: MKRFLLPSFILFFQLVIGQEATTSADKVLQALAQKTKMAETSLVKNIPLKNIGPSVMSGRVVDLEVNPDNPTEFYVAYASGGLWHTNTNGISFTPVMDESNTQNIGDIAVDWAGGTLWVGTGENNASRSSYAGIGILKSTDKGKTWQNMGLPDSHHIGRILINPANPDEVVIGATGHLYTPNQERGVYKTADGGLTWQKTLFVDDKTGIIDVAYAPNNFNIQYAAAWEKDRKAWNFTGNGSSSGIYKSIDGGSSWTLVTTQESGFPTGDGVGRIGLAVFDDTTVYAVHDSQFRREKKAVEKKDELTKDDFKSISKEAFLALDNKKLNDYLKTNGFQEKYRAENVKQMVRSGTVQPVDLARYLENANSLLFDTPVVGAEVYRSDDSGTTWKKMNENYIDDLFYSYGYYFAQIRVNPSNKEHIYLAGVPLIKSEDGGNTYTSIGKENVHADHHALWINPKMPEHLINGNDGGVNITYDDGETWMKNNSPKVGQFYAINVDNEKPYNVYGGLQDNGVWKGAHNNDDNRLWHQTGKNPWEMIMGGDGMQVQIDDRDSDVVYTGFQFGNYYRLNLETGARKYIQPKHELGESPYRFNWQTPILLSKHNQDIVYLGGNKLHRSLNQGDDWEAISDDLTQGGKKGNVAYGTLTTVSESPFKFGLLYTGSDDGLVHISKNGGGSWENISSSFPKNLWVTEVAASKHKKERVYATLNGYRSDDFTTYVFMSDDYGKSWKGISNNIPTSPVNALVEDPENEDLLFVGTDNGLYVSFDRGESWELFQNGIPNVAVHDLVIQPEAKHLLVGTHGRSIYKVDIKALQQVTAEVLSKALMVFDVENIKHSKNWGNSWSSWRKPNTPGLDVTFYSAKEGSYIAKVSTAKGTEVSYTEMEASKGLNLLSYDLAFTKKGKSNFLKKNKMKLTEAKNGKTYLPKGDYFIEVSGDGQTEKIEFKIE; this comes from the coding sequence ATACGAATGGTATCTCCTTTACTCCCGTAATGGATGAATCCAACACCCAAAATATTGGAGATATTGCGGTGGATTGGGCAGGTGGAACACTTTGGGTAGGTACGGGCGAAAACAATGCTTCACGTTCTTCCTACGCAGGGATTGGCATTCTCAAATCAACCGATAAGGGAAAGACATGGCAAAATATGGGGCTGCCCGATTCCCACCATATTGGTCGGATTTTAATCAATCCTGCAAACCCTGATGAAGTTGTAATTGGCGCGACAGGACATTTGTATACGCCAAACCAAGAACGGGGTGTTTATAAAACCGCAGATGGTGGCCTTACATGGCAAAAAACCCTTTTCGTAGATGATAAAACCGGAATTATCGATGTAGCATATGCCCCTAACAATTTCAATATTCAGTATGCCGCTGCTTGGGAAAAGGATAGAAAAGCCTGGAACTTTACAGGAAACGGTTCTTCTTCGGGAATTTATAAAAGTATCGATGGCGGAAGTAGTTGGACTTTGGTCACAACACAAGAAAGTGGATTTCCCACAGGTGATGGTGTTGGTAGAATTGGCTTGGCCGTTTTTGATGACACTACGGTTTATGCCGTTCATGACAGTCAGTTTAGACGCGAAAAAAAAGCTGTCGAGAAAAAAGATGAGCTCACCAAGGATGATTTTAAATCAATAAGCAAAGAAGCGTTCCTCGCCCTGGACAACAAAAAACTGAATGACTACTTAAAAACCAATGGATTTCAAGAAAAGTATCGGGCAGAAAACGTGAAGCAAATGGTACGCAGCGGAACGGTACAGCCAGTTGACCTTGCAAGATACTTGGAAAACGCCAACTCGCTATTATTTGATACTCCTGTGGTAGGTGCCGAAGTATATCGAAGTGATGATTCTGGGACGACATGGAAGAAAATGAACGAAAACTACATCGACGACCTTTTCTATAGCTACGGTTATTATTTTGCCCAGATACGGGTAAATCCAAGTAATAAGGAGCATATTTATTTAGCAGGTGTTCCTTTGATCAAGTCTGAAGATGGTGGAAACACCTACACATCGATTGGAAAAGAAAACGTACATGCCGACCATCATGCGCTATGGATAAATCCAAAAATGCCCGAACACCTCATCAATGGGAACGATGGCGGCGTAAATATCACGTATGATGATGGTGAAACTTGGATGAAAAACAACTCGCCTAAAGTGGGTCAATTCTATGCCATCAACGTAGATAACGAGAAACCTTATAATGTCTATGGTGGGCTGCAAGACAATGGGGTCTGGAAGGGTGCACATAACAATGACGACAATAGACTTTGGCACCAGACGGGAAAGAATCCTTGGGAAATGATCATGGGTGGTGATGGCATGCAAGTTCAGATAGACGATAGGGATTCCGATGTGGTCTATACTGGTTTTCAATTTGGAAATTACTATCGCTTGAATTTGGAAACTGGTGCCAGAAAATACATTCAACCCAAACACGAGTTAGGCGAATCTCCCTACCGATTTAATTGGCAGACACCCATTTTATTGTCAAAACACAATCAGGATATTGTGTATTTGGGCGGAAACAAATTGCACCGCTCCTTAAATCAAGGTGATGATTGGGAAGCAATTTCCGATGATTTGACCCAAGGCGGAAAAAAGGGAAATGTGGCTTATGGAACCTTAACTACCGTTTCAGAGTCTCCATTTAAGTTTGGTCTTTTATACACGGGCAGTGATGACGGATTGGTGCATATATCCAAAAATGGAGGCGGAAGTTGGGAAAATATCTCCTCTAGCTTTCCAAAAAATTTATGGGTGACCGAAGTGGCTGCATCCAAACATAAAAAGGAACGGGTTTATGCAACACTTAACGGATACCGTTCCGATGATTTTACAACGTATGTTTTTATGAGTGATGATTATGGTAAAAGTTGGAAGGGCATTTCAAATAACATCCCAACTTCTCCAGTAAATGCTTTGGTGGAAGACCCAGAGAATGAAGATTTATTATTTGTTGGTACCGATAATGGGTTATATGTAAGTTTTGATCGTGGGGAATCTTGGGAATTGTTCCAAAATGGAATCCCCAATGTAGCTGTACACGACTTGGTCATACAACCAGAAGCCAAACATCTCTTGGTAGGGACACATGGTCGAAGTATATATAAGGTTGATATAAAAGCACTCCAGCAAGTTACTGCAGAAGTACTTTCCAAAGCCTTAATGGTCTTCGATGTTGAAAATATAAAGCATTCCAAAAATTGGGGAAATTCTTGGAGTTCTTGGAGGAAACCAAATACGCCCGGATTGGATGTTACCTTTTATAGTGCGAAGGAAGGAAGCTATATTGCAAAGGTGAGCACTGCCAAAGGTACCGAAGTAAGCTATACTGAAATGGAAGCCAGTAAAGGACTGAACCTACTTTCTTACGATTTGGCCTTTACCAAAAAAGGAAAAAGCAATTTTCTGAAGAAAAACAAAATGAAGTTGACGGAAGCTAAGAACGGAAAGACCTATCTTCCCAAAGGGGATTATTTTATTGAGGTTTCTGGAGATGGGCAAACGGAAAAGATTGAATTCAAAATTGAATAA
- a CDS encoding DUF2721 domain-containing protein → MHLTLSIPALLFPAISLTMLAYNARYLAIAALIRQLHKQYSEDATSPLKKQISQLRKRLGIIKNMQAMAIISFLLAVITMSLIYVELTIWANIVFGASLIALMISLLLSLIEVQLSTKALGIQLNTMEK, encoded by the coding sequence ATGCACCTTACCTTAAGTATTCCAGCGCTTCTTTTTCCGGCAATTTCCCTGACCATGTTGGCCTATAATGCCCGCTATTTGGCGATAGCAGCTTTAATTAGACAGTTGCACAAGCAATATTCCGAGGATGCTACATCACCCTTAAAAAAACAGATTTCACAATTACGCAAAAGATTGGGAATCATTAAAAATATGCAGGCCATGGCCATCATAAGCTTCTTGCTGGCAGTAATCACCATGTCCCTGATTTATGTGGAACTCACTATTTGGGCCAACATTGTTTTTGGAGCCAGTTTAATAGCGCTGATGATTTCATTGCTTTTATCACTGATTGAAGTACAGTTATCTACAAAGGCTTTGGGTATTCAGTTGAACACTATGGAGAAATAA
- a CDS encoding succinylglutamate desuccinylase/aspartoacylase family protein: MDIEEESKDIHINGTTISAGQNKLVHITIARLPTGTLIDIPVHVFNSKKEGPTVLVQAGLHGDEINGVETLRRMLQDGQFKIKKGAVIVVPILNVFGFIHFSRDVPDGKDVNRSFPGSRNGSLASRIAYHYTNEILPQIDFGIDLHTGGGFKHNFPQVRYTQEDEKSKDLAEMFNAPFCFPSRLIAGSFRKTAFKMNKPILVYEGGESMRFDEKSIEVSVQGIKNILVRMKMISGKAPKNKSVHFDATRWIRASKAGMFIPEVENGSSVLKGQVLGMITDTYAKKPKKIKAPFDGHVFCVNHQAVVNQGDALFHLGRNIGN; the protein is encoded by the coding sequence ATGGATATAGAAGAAGAAAGTAAGGACATTCATATAAACGGAACCACCATTTCGGCAGGGCAGAACAAACTTGTCCATATTACTATTGCCCGTTTGCCCACAGGCACACTGATAGATATTCCGGTACATGTTTTTAACAGCAAAAAAGAAGGCCCTACCGTATTGGTACAAGCGGGGTTGCATGGCGATGAAATCAATGGTGTTGAAACGCTTCGCAGGATGTTGCAGGATGGGCAATTCAAGATTAAAAAAGGAGCTGTGATTGTTGTTCCCATTTTAAATGTATTCGGATTTATACACTTTTCAAGAGATGTGCCGGACGGCAAAGATGTTAACCGTAGTTTTCCGGGAAGTCGTAACGGCTCTCTGGCCAGTAGGATTGCGTATCATTACACCAACGAAATTTTACCTCAAATCGATTTTGGTATCGATTTGCACACTGGTGGAGGATTTAAGCACAATTTCCCTCAAGTGAGGTATACCCAAGAAGACGAAAAAAGTAAGGATTTGGCAGAAATGTTCAATGCACCCTTTTGTTTCCCATCAAGGTTGATAGCGGGCTCTTTTAGAAAAACTGCATTTAAAATGAACAAACCAATACTGGTTTACGAAGGTGGGGAAAGTATGCGTTTTGATGAAAAATCAATAGAAGTAAGTGTTCAGGGAATAAAAAATATCTTGGTCAGGATGAAGATGATTTCTGGAAAAGCTCCAAAAAATAAATCAGTTCATTTTGATGCAACGCGATGGATTCGTGCTTCAAAAGCAGGTATGTTCATTCCAGAAGTTGAAAATGGAAGCAGCGTTTTAAAAGGTCAGGTTTTGGGAATGATTACAGATACCTATGCTAAAAAGCCAAAAAAAATAAAAGCACCTTTTGATGGACATGTTTTCTGCGTAAACCATCAAGCTGTGGTAAATCAAGGGGACGCATTATTCCATTTGGGAAGAAATATTGGTAATTAG
- a CDS encoding RimK family alpha-L-glutamate ligase, whose translation MDIAILSVSLNVHSTRRIVEEAQNAGHYVELIDHTKCSVKLGDDKPRIYLDDEDVTGEFDAIIPRIGAKVTRHGAAIVKQFEMNNVFSTARSLGITRARNKVRTLQIMARKGIPIPETVFSINPDNIDKQIKLLGGPPVIIKLQEGTQGLGVILAESKKSAKSIIDTFYKMDTSILLQQYIEEANGEDIRIIVVGNKVVASMKRTSDFDDFRSNVHRGADAVAIKPTAKEQFIALNATKHLGLGVAGVDLMRSKKGPVLLEVNASPGLKGIEAATGVNVAKQIIQFVEKNGYRRRK comes from the coding sequence GTGGACATTGCCATTTTATCCGTTAGCCTTAATGTACACTCTACTAGAAGAATAGTTGAAGAAGCACAAAATGCAGGGCATTATGTAGAACTGATAGACCACACCAAATGCTCGGTAAAGTTAGGGGATGACAAGCCCAGAATCTATTTGGACGATGAAGATGTAACAGGCGAGTTTGATGCTATCATTCCCCGAATTGGGGCCAAGGTGACCCGTCATGGTGCAGCGATTGTAAAACAGTTTGAAATGAACAATGTTTTCAGTACTGCTCGTTCCTTGGGTATAACACGTGCCAGAAACAAAGTGCGGACTCTTCAGATTATGGCAAGAAAGGGTATTCCCATTCCAGAGACCGTGTTTTCCATCAACCCGGATAATATTGATAAGCAGATAAAACTGTTGGGAGGACCGCCTGTAATTATAAAATTGCAAGAAGGCACTCAAGGACTGGGAGTTATTTTGGCAGAAAGTAAAAAGTCGGCAAAGTCAATAATAGACACTTTTTACAAAATGGATACAAGTATTCTCTTGCAACAATATATTGAGGAAGCCAACGGCGAGGATATTCGCATCATTGTTGTGGGCAACAAAGTTGTTGCAAGCATGAAACGGACCAGCGATTTTGACGATTTTAGGTCCAATGTACATAGGGGAGCGGATGCAGTGGCCATAAAACCAACTGCTAAAGAACAGTTTATTGCCTTGAACGCGACCAAGCATTTGGGCCTGGGTGTAGCAGGGGTAGATCTTATGAGGTCTAAAAAAGGCCCCGTTCTTTTAGAAGTGAACGCTTCGCCAGGCCTAAAGGGAATAGAGGCCGCTACAGGAGTAAATGTTGCAAAGCAGATTATTCAATTTGTAGAGAAAAATGGATATAGAAGAAGAAAGTAA
- a CDS encoding sensor histidine kinase, giving the protein MAEQEGIIGFLENSNENGFGFLVVTVLFYLCVFFLIQYFQHKKRFYLLYSLYTFINGITLLKYIDGVFFSDFFDTVAGKSFVQWSHYPSQLFGTILFTYFILEIMQLKSSYPKAIKIINYYYLVLGVVYLILWSLYIVDTGSFLIDYFHAFVFIPVGYLVFFWVLYLVYKQKMAIKWYILSGMLVLATTYFIIFLYSFQNLVANSQTLYIFYIGILIESLLFALAIGLEQKIVYDEKAVVQEKYIKQLEENQTIKESINRTLSEELSQTRFEIEDITAEAQRERTEKLTMKFENKFSQLRLNAIRSQMSPHFIFNALNSIKSYFIENNREKAIFYLTKFSKLIRSILESSRKEQISLKEELDILKMYVEIESDRFKNDIDFSIDVEDEIALDEVQVPALILQPFVENAIWHGLSTKKGKKLLSLHIERGKTMGTLAIKIKDNGVGRKVTQARNAENSFKKQSLGLTLVRDRLELFSKKVGRSYQYTIQDLVDKSSNESLGTLIEITLPEIGLA; this is encoded by the coding sequence ATGGCAGAGCAAGAGGGTATCATAGGTTTTCTAGAGAACAGCAATGAAAACGGTTTTGGCTTTTTAGTTGTTACAGTCCTGTTTTACTTGTGCGTCTTTTTTCTCATTCAATATTTTCAACATAAAAAAAGGTTTTACCTGCTATATAGTTTGTACACATTTATCAATGGTATCACGCTTCTTAAATATATTGATGGCGTATTCTTTTCGGATTTTTTTGATACCGTAGCTGGTAAAAGTTTTGTTCAATGGTCACATTATCCATCTCAACTATTTGGAACCATTTTGTTCACCTATTTTATTTTGGAGATTATGCAGCTAAAAAGCAGCTACCCCAAAGCCATTAAAATCATTAATTATTATTATTTGGTATTGGGTGTTGTATACTTAATTCTATGGAGTTTGTACATAGTTGACACAGGTTCATTTTTGATAGACTATTTTCATGCATTTGTTTTCATACCTGTAGGGTATTTGGTCTTTTTCTGGGTGCTCTATTTGGTATACAAACAAAAGATGGCCATTAAATGGTATATACTGAGCGGTATGCTTGTTTTGGCGACTACGTACTTTATAATTTTTCTCTATTCATTTCAAAACTTAGTTGCGAATAGCCAGACACTGTATATTTTTTACATAGGTATTTTAATAGAAAGCCTTTTGTTTGCCCTTGCTATTGGGTTGGAACAGAAAATTGTTTATGATGAAAAGGCGGTAGTACAGGAGAAGTATATAAAACAATTAGAAGAAAATCAAACGATAAAGGAAAGCATAAATAGAACCCTATCTGAAGAATTGAGTCAAACCCGATTTGAGATTGAAGATATTACCGCCGAGGCACAACGGGAGCGTACGGAAAAATTGACCATGAAGTTTGAGAACAAATTTTCACAACTTCGGCTCAATGCAATACGAAGCCAAATGAGCCCTCATTTTATATTCAATGCGCTCAACTCCATTAAATCGTACTTTATAGAGAACAATAGGGAAAAAGCCATTTTTTACTTGACCAAGTTCTCCAAACTGATACGAAGTATTTTAGAGAGTTCTAGAAAGGAACAGATTTCACTAAAAGAAGAGCTGGATATTCTGAAGATGTATGTTGAAATAGAAAGTGATCGATTTAAAAATGATATTGATTTTTCTATTGATGTGGAGGACGAGATTGCTTTGGATGAGGTGCAGGTACCTGCGCTTATTTTACAACCTTTTGTAGAAAATGCCATATGGCATGGGCTTTCTACTAAAAAAGGAAAGAAATTATTGAGCCTACATATTGAAAGAGGCAAAACTATGGGAACCTTAGCGATAAAAATAAAGGACAATGGAGTCGGTAGAAAGGTCACCCAAGCACGAAACGCTGAAAACTCTTTTAAAAAACAATCTTTGGGGCTTACTTTGGTTAGGGACAGGTTGGAATTGTTTTCAAAAAAAGTAGGTAGGTCTTATCAATATACCATTCAAGATTTAGTGGATAAATCTTCAAACGAATCCTTGGGGACCCTGATCGAGATTACGCTTCCCGAAATTGGATTAGCCTAA
- a CDS encoding LytTR family DNA-binding domain-containing protein translates to MMRAIVVDDEMAAINSLTWELQKFSDVITVVETFTSAREALSGINYLKPDCVFLDIEMPEMNGFTLLQKLDYRNFAVIITTAYNQYAIQAIKESALDYLLKPIDGDEIKEVIEKLKKTNDTDSFHLHFKETIDALSKASTPQMLQIPVNGKILFIRTNEIVYCESDGNYSKIYLESSESLYVSKKLKELEDMLTDSTFFRVHNSYIIHTLKVTEYLRAENYVVLSNKKKIPVSRLKKEAFLNKMAL, encoded by the coding sequence ATGATGAGAGCAATCGTAGTAGATGACGAAATGGCTGCCATAAACAGCCTGACTTGGGAACTGCAAAAATTTTCGGATGTAATTACAGTAGTAGAAACATTTACCTCCGCTAGAGAAGCACTTTCTGGAATCAATTACCTAAAGCCAGATTGTGTTTTTTTGGATATAGAAATGCCCGAAATGAATGGGTTTACCTTATTACAGAAATTGGATTATCGAAATTTTGCTGTCATTATTACAACGGCGTATAACCAATATGCCATTCAGGCCATAAAAGAAAGTGCTCTGGATTATTTGTTAAAGCCAATTGATGGGGATGAGATAAAGGAGGTTATTGAAAAACTAAAAAAAACAAACGACACGGATAGCTTTCACCTTCACTTTAAGGAAACCATAGACGCGCTTTCCAAAGCAAGTACACCACAAATGCTCCAGATTCCCGTAAATGGGAAAATACTGTTTATTCGTACCAACGAGATAGTCTATTGTGAATCTGATGGTAATTATTCTAAAATCTATCTGGAATCTTCAGAAAGTCTTTATGTTTCCAAAAAACTAAAAGAATTGGAAGATATGTTGACCGATTCCACTTTTTTTAGGGTACACAATTCTTATATTATACATACCTTAAAAGTGACAGAATATCTGCGGGCAGAAAACTATGTGGTGCTATCCAACAAGAAAAAAATCCCAGTATCCCGACTTAAAAAAGAAGCATTTTTAAACAAAATGGCCCTTTAA
- a CDS encoding collagen-like protein, with product MKTRRIKSLIHLVIVGLLIASCSAEDGETGPAGPAGPQGEQGPAGADGADGAQGEQGETGTANVIYSDWIPNGFTPGGGILQKLSTLASAEEITSLGVDLETSTVLVYGRGDVLIFNGVEVFPLPYVTGSGIRYTYTINGGEIRLAGIAPSGENNDFDIFDDYRYIIIPGEIPVDTSGPGGITTKNGSLDYSKMSYEEVIELFGIEE from the coding sequence ATGAAAACGAGAAGAATCAAAAGTTTAATTCATTTAGTCATAGTGGGGCTATTGATAGCATCATGTTCTGCCGAAGATGGTGAAACTGGACCTGCAGGTCCTGCTGGCCCACAAGGTGAACAAGGACCAGCTGGCGCCGATGGCGCAGACGGAGCTCAGGGCGAACAGGGAGAGACAGGTACGGCCAATGTAATTTATTCAGATTGGATTCCCAATGGTTTTACGCCGGGTGGTGGAATACTACAAAAGTTAAGTACGCTTGCAAGTGCTGAAGAGATAACTAGTTTGGGTGTCGACTTAGAGACGAGCACCGTTTTGGTATATGGTAGAGGCGATGTTTTAATTTTTAACGGCGTCGAAGTATTCCCACTCCCATATGTCACTGGATCTGGAATCCGATATACCTATACTATTAATGGAGGTGAAATCAGATTGGCCGGTATAGCTCCCAGTGGGGAAAACAATGATTTTGATATATTCGATGATTACAGATACATCATAATTCCTGGAGAGATTCCCGTGGACACTTCTGGTCCGGGAGGCATAACCACCAAAAATGGTTCTTTGGATTATTCAAAGATGTCTTATGAAGAAGTTATCGAACTTTTCGGTATAGAAGAATAA
- a CDS encoding succinate dehydrogenase cytochrome b subunit — MSGLIKSSIARKVVMALSGLFLVIFLVLHVTINFASVIAPEFFNEASHFMGYNPLVQYLMQPILIIGVIVHFVMGFVLEIQNRNARGVGYVKYKGSANAPWVSRNMIYSGLVVLAFLGLHFYDFWIHEMTYKYIQANPEDPTRYYAETVEKFAPFWRTIIYVVSFVLLSLHLWHGFASSFQSMGVNNKYTPAIKTFTKLFAVVVPLTFAFIALYHHLNPITH, encoded by the coding sequence ATGAGTGGATTGATAAAATCTTCGATTGCCCGTAAAGTAGTGATGGCACTCTCGGGTCTTTTTCTAGTAATTTTTCTTGTTTTACACGTTACCATCAATTTTGCCTCTGTAATAGCTCCAGAGTTTTTTAACGAAGCTTCCCATTTTATGGGGTATAACCCTTTGGTGCAATATCTTATGCAACCAATTCTTATTATTGGTGTAATAGTGCACTTTGTAATGGGCTTTGTACTTGAAATTCAAAATAGAAATGCCCGAGGTGTTGGCTATGTTAAATATAAAGGTAGCGCAAATGCCCCTTGGGTATCCAGAAATATGATTTACTCAGGTTTGGTGGTGCTTGCGTTTTTAGGGTTGCACTTCTATGACTTTTGGATTCATGAAATGACCTATAAATACATTCAGGCCAACCCTGAAGATCCAACACGTTATTATGCCGAGACCGTAGAAAAATTTGCTCCTTTTTGGCGAACTATTATTTACGTAGTCTCTTTTGTATTGCTAAGCCTTCATTTATGGCACGGGTTCGCATCATCGTTCCAGAGTATGGGTGTCAACAACAAGTACACTCCAGCCATCAAAACTTTTACAAAATTATTCGCAGTGGTCGTACCTCTAACTTTTGCTTTTATAGCATTGTACCACCACCTTAACCCAATAACACACTAA
- a CDS encoding fumarate reductase/succinate dehydrogenase flavoprotein subunit: MGVLDSKEPQGPLANKWTKHKNEIDLVNPANKRNIDIIVVGTGLAGGSAAATLAELGYNVKTFCYQDSPRRAHSIAAQGGVNAAKNYQGDGDSVYRLFYDTVKGGDYRSRESNVYRLAEVSTNIIDQCVAQGVPFAREYGGLLDNRSFGGVLVSRTFYAKGQTGQQLLLGAYAAMNRQIQRGKIKSYTRHEMLDLVLVDGKARGIIARDLVNGEIERHSAHAVVLATGGYGNLFFLSTYCMGANVMAAWKAHKKGAFFANPCFTQIHPTCIPVSGDHQSKLTLMSESLRNDGRIWVPKRLEDAQAIREGKLKPTQLGEEERDYYLERRYPAFGNLVPRDVASRAAKERCDAGFGVNKTGEAVYLDFSAAIMRYGREKALTSGMKDVDDNTIRELGEKIVEAKYGNLFQMYEKIVDENPYKTPMMIYPAVHYTMGGLWVDYNLQTTIPGCYAAGEANFSDHGANRLGASALMQGLADGYFVLPYTIGDYLSDDIRTGPIPTDSPEFDAAEKNVTDRLQKLMSGTGIHSVDYYHKKLGKIMWNKCGMSRNAKELKEAIKEIAELRKDFWENVKIPGSPDGKNQELEKAGRVADFLELGELFAKDALERNESCGGHFREEYQTPEGEALRDDENFKFVSAWEYMGEPSDAKLHKEDLVYENIKVKTRSYK, encoded by the coding sequence ATGGGAGTATTGGATTCTAAAGAGCCACAAGGACCATTGGCCAATAAATGGACAAAGCATAAAAACGAAATAGACCTGGTTAACCCTGCCAACAAACGTAATATTGATATCATCGTGGTTGGTACTGGTTTGGCAGGAGGTTCGGCTGCAGCAACCTTGGCCGAATTAGGATACAACGTAAAAACATTCTGTTACCAAGATTCACCAAGAAGGGCCCATTCCATTGCTGCGCAAGGTGGTGTAAATGCCGCCAAGAACTATCAAGGTGATGGGGATAGTGTTTATCGTCTGTTCTACGATACCGTAAAAGGTGGGGATTATCGTTCCCGTGAATCCAATGTGTATCGTTTGGCAGAAGTTTCTACCAATATTATTGACCAATGCGTTGCCCAAGGTGTTCCTTTTGCACGTGAGTATGGTGGTCTATTGGACAACCGATCGTTTGGTGGAGTTTTGGTGTCAAGAACATTCTATGCCAAAGGACAAACAGGACAACAATTGTTGTTGGGTGCTTACGCTGCAATGAACCGACAGATTCAAAGAGGAAAAATAAAATCCTATACCAGACATGAGATGTTGGATTTGGTCTTGGTCGATGGAAAGGCTAGAGGAATCATTGCAAGGGATTTGGTGAATGGAGAAATTGAAAGACATTCTGCTCATGCAGTGGTATTGGCTACAGGAGGATACGGAAATCTATTCTTCCTATCAACCTATTGTATGGGAGCCAATGTAATGGCGGCCTGGAAGGCACACAAAAAAGGGGCTTTCTTTGCCAATCCATGTTTTACACAGATTCATCCAACATGTATTCCTGTTTCGGGAGACCATCAGTCCAAACTGACCTTAATGTCAGAATCTTTACGTAATGATGGCCGTATTTGGGTTCCAAAACGTTTGGAAGATGCCCAAGCCATTCGTGAAGGCAAATTGAAACCGACCCAATTGGGCGAAGAAGAACGTGATTACTATTTGGAAAGACGTTATCCCGCATTCGGAAATTTAGTGCCCAGAGATGTTGCTTCAAGAGCGGCAAAAGAGCGTTGTGACGCAGGTTTTGGAGTTAACAAAACCGGTGAGGCCGTTTACTTGGATTTCTCTGCAGCAATCATGCGCTATGGAAGAGAAAAGGCACTAACATCAGGAATGAAAGATGTTGATGACAATACCATTCGCGAACTAGGTGAAAAAATCGTAGAGGCCAAATACGGTAACCTCTTCCAGATGTATGAAAAAATAGTGGATGAAAATCCATACAAAACCCCAATGATGATTTATCCCGCGGTTCATTATACCATGGGCGGTCTTTGGGTAGATTACAATCTGCAAACCACTATACCCGGTTGCTATGCAGCTGGAGAAGCCAATTTCAGCGATCATGGTGCCAACCGCCTTGGTGCCTCCGCATTGATGCAAGGTCTGGCAGATGGCTATTTTGTATTGCCTTACACTATTGGAGATTATTTATCCGATGATATTAGAACAGGACCAATTCCTACGGACTCTCCTGAGTTTGATGCCGCTGAAAAAAATGTTACGGACAGACTTCAAAAACTCATGTCGGGCACAGGAATACATTCCGTTGATTATTACCACAAGAAATTAGGTAAGATCATGTGGAACAAATGTGGAATGTCCCGTAATGCAAAAGAATTAAAAGAAGCCATCAAAGAGATTGCCGAGTTGCGGAAGGACTTTTGGGAGAACGTAAAAATTCCAGGCAGTCCAGATGGAAAGAACCAAGAACTTGAAAAAGCGGGAAGAGTAGCCGATTTCTTGGAACTGGGAGAACTCTTTGCAAAAGATGCTTTAGAACGCAACGAATCCTGTGGAGGACACTTTAGGGAAGAATACCAAACTCCCGAAGGAGAAGCGTTACGTGACGACGAAAACTTCAAATTTGTATCTGCATGGGAATATATGGGAGAACCAAGCGATGCAAAACTGCATAAAGAAGATTTGGTCTACGAAAACATTAAAGTGAAAACACGTTCTTACAAATAA